A stretch of Polypterus senegalus isolate Bchr_013 chromosome 5, ASM1683550v1, whole genome shotgun sequence DNA encodes these proteins:
- the LOC120529901 gene encoding protein FAM217A-like, which produces MSQETYRILVDQLKELSLPKTICRRPKIYPNMLYSPKAMKIPSQNCLMYQESLKSLRSIGNIKQDSEHSADLTTSASLISSSPYHFYNVIHTEPEVVQETVSKNVKNSSKPTDATDEPRSGKVKLIASGHAKCPDSSTNHETSDDTPSSLSDFMSDDTDLSDYERGESYSPQEPFHFSFGLDERNIADMKSPVPESAVFPYPEFLPPSLSLKFLSTEPKQKELFEYSGTHFGSIINRLLEMEKLQQLTIQKEKSKELRSQIATPRSKKGSYTKNGTKLKRQRQRQPDCTEICLPLYDYEPTGSKAPMVSNNNGHCSNTLSARNHSARRPRTACESRKISNRKPSFNSKRSNFTKHSLSATFCSSQTLYSPRSVTLPSKSEIQPSSSVHAKCLNASNMRRRSIPLSYIGPVYTVEII; this is translated from the exons atTTATCCAAATATGTTATATTCCCCTAAAGCTATGAAGATTCCATCACAGAACTGTTTAATGTACCAAGAATCCTTAAAAAG TTTAAGAAGCATTGGAAACATCAAACAAGATTCAGAACATTCTGCAGATCTAACTACCTCAGCCTCTTTGATAAGCAGTTCTCCCTACCATTTTTACAATGTAATACATACGGAACCTGAAGTGGTTCAGGAAACAGTTTCCAAGAATGTCAAGAATTCATCAAAACCAACAGATGCCACTGATGAACCCAGAAGTGGGAAAGTTAAACTTATTGCCTCAGGGCATGCCAAGTGTCCAGACTCCAGCACAAATCATGAAACCTCAGATGATACTCCCAGTAGCTTAAGTGACTTCATGTCAGATGATACAGATTTGTCAGATTATGAACGAGGAGAATCTTATTCACCCCAGGAgccttttcatttcagttttggctTAGATGAAAGGAATATTGCAGACATGAAGTCACCTGTACCTGAAAGCGCAGTGTTTCCTTATCCAGAATTTCTCCCTCCTTCCTTGAGTTTAAAGTTTTTGTCAACAGAAccaaaacaaaaagaactttTTGAGTATTCAGGCACACATTTTGGATCTATTATAAATCGTTTATTGGAAATGGAGAAGCTGCAACAACTTACCATACAAAAAGAGAAATCTAAGGAGCTCCGCTCCCAGATAGCAACTCCTAGAAGTAAAAAGGGAAGTTATACAAAAAATGGAACCAAACTCAAGAGACAAAGACAAAGGCAACCAGATTGTACTGAAATATGTCTTCCTCTATATGACTATGAACCTACAGGTTCCAAAGCTCCTATGGTTTCAAATAACAATGGCCATTGTTCTAACACACTTAGTGCAAGGAATCATTCAGCTAGGCGACCAAGGACTGCATGCGAATCTCGCAAAATAAGCAACAGGAAACCAAGTTTTAACTCAAAAAGATCAAATTTTACCAAGCATTCATTGTCTGCAACTTTCTGCAGTTCTCAAACACTTTACTCGCCAAGGTCAGTTACGCTGCCATCAAAATCTGAAATTCAACCTTCCAGTTCTGTACATGCCAAATGCCTTAATGCCAGCAACATGAGACGGAGAAGCATACCCTTGTCTTACATTGGACCGGTTTATACAGTTGAGataatttaa